The Drosophila sulfurigaster albostrigata strain 15112-1811.04 chromosome 3, ASM2355843v2, whole genome shotgun sequence genomic sequence atatattgtGCGTTATTGTGGAAAGGTATCAATTTTTACTATGTTATATACCCGATACCGGTCTATATTTTTGTACCAGAGCAAATTTTTGTAACAgtcatttaaatgtaattgttCAAAATATGGACTTCggtaaatttcagtatttttcagaatatgaattttgtgtattttaagaataatactgacAACtgcagaaaatataatatgaaatttgtatcttttgtaAATCGGACTTGGAATGCTTTATTTCATTGATTGATGATGGGATtgttagaaaaatataaagattgTTTAATAACAACTTAACAACTTTATTATTGTAGAGTCAACTTTAAgtgctttttatatttcacaacaaaataatacagaTAAGTGTTgacttgaaaatttaaaactgttccatttctgttctgttctgttcgaTCTCTAAgacctcaaaaaaaaaaaaactttagtGCCCGGAAAGACTTTTTTCAGTGTCAAGACCAAAGTCCTCGACAAATTCAAATGTTACATTCAAATTTGATGTTAATTTTTTGTCTAAAATCCAAGATGTTGCCAGCAAATAAACGCCAGTTGGCAGAGGAAGCTTAAGTCGATCAAAATTCAGATTAAATCCTAAAACCGTTATATTTCCCTAAGAACAAATATTAGTTGGTAAGAGTTATACTAGTATTAAACAGATTAACTTACCACGAGAGGACACGTTTTGGTTGCCAAATTTGTATACTCTTTGAatagattaaaaataagaGTAAAAAGTCGATGGTTCTTTTTCTGTAAATATTCACAAAAGTTTATGGTATACTTAAATAGCCACGGCTTAAACCCATTGGCACGTTTGAAGATTTGAACTTCGGTGGAAACTTCTTTAACGGAATATCGCCAAATGCCccagaaattaaaaacatttttatccCGGGCAACGGCTTGAATTTGGCAAATCGGCATAACCATTAAGGATTCGTTGAATGATTTGCACtgaacatttttgaatttaaatattagtgcagactacaaaaatatattggaaaaatttagttaatattacaaattatcagtatatttttaatatttcgaaCTTTCTTTACATTGTAGTTTAAATTTAGAGCAAGgattagaataataataacactgCGCTGCATTGCGAATGCCTTCGGAGTCTATCCATAGCTATAACAACTGaggaaaatttataaattgttccCTCCTATAAATATAACTTGAAATGCTTCAATGCTTTGATTAATGCTGGGGTTGTTagacaaatttattaataaccATCTTGATACGGTATGATAAACTTTAATTGCTTATTATatttcacaaatatatttacaaaaacaataaatatttaggaATGCTAcgccaaatttaaaatgaaaacataaatagCGGAAAAGTAATTGTATcttaaagaaaaacattaaaataaattgaacattATATACTGTCTGATTTCTGCATTTATAAATGAAGTTATTAGAGTTAAAAGTCTCCAAAATtggataaatttaattaaacaatttatttaaatcaaattaatgttttaagCATACATATCACAATGTCTATTATTGGTTGATTTAGTTCATATTGGTAAAAAGtcgaaataattatatatttatatacttcattttgtaaatttaatgccCATTGAGTCTCTTCTCGGCTTCAAGACCAAAATCTTCAACAAACTCAAATGTTACATTCAAATTTGATGTTAATTTTTTGTCCAAAATCCAAGATGTAGCCATCAAATAAACGCCAGTCGGCAGAGGAAGCTTAAGTTGATCAAAATTCGGATTAAGTCCTAAAACCGTTATATTTCCCTAAGAACAAATATTAGTTGGTAAGAGATATACTAGTATTAAACAGATTAACTTACCACGAGAGGACATGTTTTGGTTGCCAAGTTTGTGTACTCTTTGaatagattaaaaataatactaaaaagtTGATGGTTCTTTTTCTGTAAATATTCACAAAAGTtgatggtatatttaaatagccACGGCTTGAATCCATTGGCACGTTTGAAAATTTGAACTTCGGCGGAAACTTCATTGACGGAATATCGCCAAATGGCCCAGTAATTTAAAACATCTTTATCCCGGGCATCGGCACGAATTTCGCAAATCGGTATAGCCATTAAAGATTCGTTGAATGATTTGCACtgaacatttttgaatttaaatattagtgCAGACTACAAAAAGATATTGgaaaaatttagtttattataaaaattatcagaatatttttaatatttcaaacttTCTTTACATTGTAGTTTAAATTTAGAGCAAGgattagaataataataacactgCACTGCATTGTGAATGCCTTCGGAGTCTATAACAACtgaagaaaatttataaattgatcgctactataaatataacttGAAATGCTTCAATGCTTTGATTAATGCTGGGGTTTTTagaaaaattgattaataacCATCTTGATATGGTATGATCAAGTTTAAttacttattatatttcacaaatatattttcaaaaataataagtatttaGAAATTGCAtcttataatataaataaggtaaaacattacaaaaaatCGAACATTAAATCGAtttctgcatttttaaatgaagTTATTATAGTTAAATTTCTCAAAAATTcgataaaattaatttaacaatttatttgaatcAGATCAAAGTGTTAAggataatacaatatttttaatacttatatatttagtttatattaGTAATAAGgcgaaatatttatatatttagatatatcAATTTGAGCAATTAATGCCCGAAAAGACTTTTCTCAGAGTCAAGACCGGAGTCctcaacaaattcaaatgttatattcaaatttgatgTTAATCTTTTGTTTAAAATCCAACCTGTTGTCACTAAATAAACGCCCGTTGGCAAAGGCAGCTTGAGTCGATCAACCTTCAGACTAAATCCTAAAACTGTAATATTTCCCTAACATGAAAAATGGgtaagaatttaataattattaaaataatatacatacgtaCCACAAGAGGGCAGGTTTGGGTGGCCAAGTTGGTGTACtctttgaataaattaaatacaagacTGAAAAGCCGATGGTTCTTTTTCTGtaaatattcacaaaaatttaatttatatttgaataacCATGGCTTGAATCCATTGGCACGTTTGAATATTTGAACTTCGGTGTAAACATCATTGACGGAATATAGCCAATCCGCTCTATAATTCATTACGTTCGTTTCCCGGGAAATAGCGCGAAGTTGACAAAGTGGAATTAGCATTAATGACTCATTGTATGATTTACActgtacatttttaaatttaaatagtactGCATCCTGTAAAGatgtattgaaaataaattcattttataatagtaattacttaaatttttgtattttatagaaCTTTTATTACACTATAGTTTTTATTCAGAGCAAGAATGATGAAGATAATAGTAAAACTATACATTTTCAATGTATTCTGAATCTGCTCGGAACTACAACAATTCTGTGTAATGtataatttttactttttcgaAATAGGACTTGAAATGCTTCAATGCATTGGTTGATGGTTGgattgttaaaaaaatttaaaaatttattaataacaataatgatgCCCTATTGCACAAACaagtttaattgtttttatatttcacaacaaatatatgtatatacatatatgaaaagtttgataaatattatttgtatgaaTATTTCTAATTGATAGCATTTCCTGACAGCtaagtaataaattaatagtgAATACTACTAATGGGTATATATATGGTATCTACATATGAGAAGATTTAGatttagtaataaataaataaataataaatatttaagattataataattagtatatattttaaattattataataataatatctgCAATGCACCGTTTTTTTAATGCCTTTAGTGCAGAGCCGCATTTTGAACAATTTCAttcaatgaatattttaaattattaattttagaatttgaaCGCTTCAATAAGTTGTTTAATGACAGGAAAGTTTAAACCCATATTCTATGaaaatacttgaaaattttcccATTGATTTTATTCCGAATGAATCatagttggagttggagttttGTGATATTTGTCAAtcactttaattaattatttttgaaaatgaaacttaCTTTCAACctataaaattgtcaaatattttgtattagtacaaattttaagaaaagtGTAGAACaatgagaaatatttataaagttgagtattatttagttatcataaatataaaaaaaataaaaattgatttataaatcAATGTTGTTTaccatatatttgtatacccAAAGGAACAATAATGTTTAGATAAATTCAAACGCGAATTGTGAATTATATAATCCATTTAAACACATGCAGCCGCGGACGCAAAGAAAAAGCTTGCGATATGATGTTTTGACGTCATTAAATTGCTTTCGTCATTAGTTTTGGTAGACTGGCAAAGCACACCATATTTTGCTTCTATTCCTTGCGTAAGATATTTATTGCttcaaaaagtttaaaatatattaccTCGTGGGCTGTTGTGGTTCCCCCGTTGAAAGTCTGTGGGGAAATGCGATTCTTGGAAAAAGTAGGTGAAATCTTAAttagtttgttattgttttttttatattgttatttacCGCATTGAATTAATAATACGCCCCCACATACGCAGAAGCATTTAAGCATTACGATAAGCACTTTGAATAACCACAAGTGAGCGCATTAAAGAGTACCTGTAGTATGAATATAACTTTATTAAACATGCACTTAGCGTTATATAATCGATAAGAATCCATTTTTAATGCCGCTGTTAAGTCGTATTAATAACCGTGCGGAGACTGAACTCGCAGATGATCCGAGATTTTCGACATGATAAGTGAAGAACAAGAGATTTTGACTTACGTGAGAAAGTTTTATGACATTGACGCAGTTACGGGCGTTacttctgtctctgtctctctctctctttggggTGGCTCCGGCTGCATAACGGTTAACGGCAAGCTGTAAGCGGTaacacgctgcgtatgcgcaacgaTTTGCGTAAGCAAACAGACAAATGACAACTGACAACAGGCACACAATCGTGCGCGACATGTGCACAATCCGCCGATTGTACAGGAATCTGAAACATTCTTTATTCATACGCCCCGCGcgatcaataaaataaaaaaaaaacattcaatcGTAACTGTAACTGTGTATTTACAGCAGCGCAGACAAAACGTGCTTAAACTTGACGCGATCAGGTGCCGTCGCCCCACCGAGAGCCACAGACCTTGAGATCGACAGCCCTCGCTTACTCGatcaccctctctctctctctctctctctctctcttgggcTCACATTATGAATTTCGCTTATCAGCGAAATGGCAACAACGTTTCTTTGGCCCGTCTCGTGGCACGCGCTTTGAGAGAGTTTCAAACTCTCACACAGTCATGCTTGTAGAGATAACGATGCTATCAGATATCGACTGGCTCTCCCAGTCGTCTGCGTTCTTGTGAAATTCAACGCTGTCATGTTAACTGGCGCCACACtaaacaccaacaaaaaagagtGCCCAATTCCTCTGCCCTTCGGCAAACATCTAGccaccaaccaaccaaaaGTGAAGAGCAATCAATGGGGCCAAACAACAAAGCGAATGGAATTAAATATACAAGCACGACCAGACAggcaaatttgtattattattatggctATTTATGGACACGCACATATTTCACAACTGTAAATGTGGTGCTAATTTCTCGCCCAAAGACTTTGTTTAAACCAACAAGGGAAACCAATTTGCTTTATGCGTCCTGCAGGTGCAATTGCGTTTCAGATATACAGTGTACTCGTAGTTTAAATAGACAAAGTGCTCGTGTCCATATTTGCAttgatgtttatttttgtaattcgTAGCTTTactatcattatcattatcattatcagaGTGTGCAAGTTTTTGCACTTGATGCGCATTTTATGGCCAAGctatagagaaagagagagagagagatttcAGGCAATGTGCCCCATGTGATAAATGTTTAGATAAATCTTTGGCAACTTGTCTAGTTCTCATATATACAaatcatttttcaattgtttatgtACATTTTATGCATTCCAGCGGAGATTTTCCTTAGAATTTTGCAACAATTCATTAACATCATTTCGGAATTTGCCAAACATTTTTTGCCTTGAGCTAGGGAATTTcccaaatatttcaaaatttgcaaaattctttTGTGTAAAACACAATACGAGTATTAAGCATTTGCCCCACTGAACAAATAAATCTTATCAGCTCTTTGCATACGTTTCTCGCTATTCATGATTATAcacgattttgtttttgttaaaccTTTTCTTAACAAATATTAACCTTTAGAAGTGATTTAGATGTTCCCTTTCAGGTAAATAAGTGCATTTCGAGGAAttgttatttgctttgcttgttaGCTGGGATTTCCCTCATGGCCCTTATGCAATTTAATGTGAGTTCCCAAACTGGTTCTCGAgatttacaattttgaatttacaatATTCATTCACAACAAACAATTCCACTCGCGTGATTCTGTCAATGATCTATTAGTCTCGTGTCTATTGCGCAGCTCTCTCTGATTGACTCTAATCAATTGATTAAGTTGTGGAAAGCTTTGGCATTTCGGTCACATACAAATTAGCTAAATATAGTAGTAAACAAATCGAAATGCGTGCTATCAGAAATAGTATGATAAATGATGGAAATTTTGGCAGTTATCAATGTTATGTTTTGCCTGATTTGCAAATTGAAGGTTGAAGTTGGCACAAAATGGCACAATTTTCTCCCAACGAGGGATGTTTAACTAGTTGAAATGCAGatgtgtatattattttattccaGTGTAAATAAATCTACTATTTGATTGTCTTAAGAAATTCTGCAAATGCGTGAATAAATCCCtcttgatattttttttgggaaaagtttttatgacttttggaTAACTCAGTAAACGGCACTCGTCTAAGCTTTGTTATCGTTTGCTCTGGTTTTAGTGTTCTCTTGGTTTTTGCcaaacagcgacagcaattCCGTAGAAATCCCCAGAGATAGTACAGAGGCGTAATCCGTGTTTGGGAGCATACAGCAAATTGATAACGCGACTTGTTTTATATTCGCATTTATGAGGAAAACGCcatcaacacaaacaacaatggCACGAACGTTCGTacgcaaataataaaaaaaaaaaaacaacaataaaatttataataattcgTATTTACAAgtaaaaacaagttttccaGCTTAAAACGgaattattaaaatcaaaacaaataacagTTAAATACGCGTTAAATCTAGTCCCAAGTATATTGATTCTctcttgaaaaaaaaaaaatcgctcAGCGCTGAGCTCAAGTGGTGCACGCCTCGTAATTAGCACGCTTTCATGGCAATCACATGTACATACAGTGGTTGGCATCGCTTCAGCTGGGTCTCACGTTGAGTATCGGTGTGGAGAGTTAATGGGTTTTGAGTCGCTGTTCGATGTTCGGTTTGCGTTTCTCGCTGAGCAATCACGTATCAAACTAGTTTGCTCTGAGCGGTATTTGTGGCTACGGTTATTCCATTTGACGTATATACGATCTCAGTTTAGAATATGCTAATTTTGGGGATAGCACCAAAACGGCAGCAGCGTTATTTATATGAATCATTTACCTTCAACGACATCACCATTGTCGTTTGTGAAGTTTGCACTCTGTCATGTTCAATCTTGTTCAGTCTTTGGCCCGGGCCAGGCCGAGACGGGCCGGGGGTCGTCTGCCTTGACAACTGCTGCTTCAGCCTCCGTTTTCATATCGATCATTTTGCATTCTCAGATTCGCATCGCAAGTCACGCTAAATGCTTCCCGCTATTGAGCAAACACAATTGAGTAAATGTGAACTACCCCCAGAGATTTCTCTGAGGTTAGGCCTCTTATACACCTAATGCCTTTTTACACCAAACACCGAACATTGAACAAGTGCCGGTTATTGTTTTGCAATATGGGTAAAAGGTATTCCCCTTGTATGCAAAACCAAATTCAATTCAGTTGCTCAGAGTCAATGAGCACATGTCTCATTACTCAATATATCGCATGACTCGGCCAATTCCAATTGAGATGAGAGCGAATCATAATGAGTGTGAGATCTTGTTCTTTGGAATTAACGCTAAATTTACGTGGATCCGCAGACTGTGAAGGTGTAAAGTCCGGCGTACTTCGATTGAATTATTAATCAAGTACCAAAGTCATGAGTATCGAGTATTGATAATTCAAACAGAGGGCCTTAGTTAACACTTTGTCTGGTGCTAGTACTTTGGATGCCGCTTATCTAATTATCAGGTTAGCGAACCGCTTTGAGTAAATCATTTCCTTAATTACATACAATTAGTTAATTTcccatataaatattgtaagtAAACTATACTTTCATTAGATACGTGTGAAACAGTAGTAAAGCTAATTAATGCACTCTTCAATTATTTCGTACCCTAGGAATGAAAATCAGAaagatttattatataattatctTTAAGAAGAGGTCGAATGATTCTGCTACTTCTTTCGTTGTCTCTAAGCGATCTGACCTATAATTTTGTATCCAAGCCAATCAAACAAGGGATCATATGGAAACGTTTGCTGAGCTGCTTAAAATTTTTCCAAATTGTTTGGCACGATTGTCTGAGCTGTCTGGACATTGATTAACATTCAAATCTCGGTGGCCGAAACGTGCCAATGCTCATACGATTATTTAATTGCCatggctggcaatctggtagCATTTTACGGGACAGCTGCTCGGATCCAGTTTGCTGTAGCGATTCCGAGCAATTATGTTCACTTAATTTAGCGAGTATTATTGATAAGAACGTGCCTCTGTTTGTCGATTCATTGGGGAAACACCGTTGATAATGTGGCCAATAGATGGATCACTTCCACCAGCTTTTGATATATCTATGCTTAAGAGATTTGTTATGCTTGACGTCAGGATAATTTTTGGTGTGTTCGTCACACcagaaatattgaaaaacttCTATCTGAAAATTGGTAAAAGCGTCTAAAATGTTTTAGgactttattttcattttatttccaaGATATTGGGAAAATTTCAACATCATATCAAAAGGTACAAAGAATTCCCCAAATGCTAAAACAATGTTCTGTTTGTTCTTTGATCTTCCAAAGTTTTTTCCCCTAAACTTGGTCTTATCTGTAATTTTGACAGATAACCAATAAGTTCGTCATTCAAGCAAAGTTCAGAAATCGCTGTAAAAAAGAgctgaaaatttgaaattgataagactgaaaagtttttggttttttttataatttttatttatattttttttttttcaaaaattctttttttaattttttcttaaaattaaataacatttttttgttgtactttcttttgtatttattaatacgCTGGTTTTTAAGAAAAGCTAACATAAcaaaactttaactttaaaatacaaattacaatacatttttttttgtgttgtatttttctttttgtttatgtttaacaATTAGAATGGAAATCTGTTCATCGTAAAtctcaattatttaataatttgttttacgCTTAAAGCGAACtggatgaaaaaaaaaccagcaGCTGGTCACGCGCTTATGTGTGTGCGCATGGCTTTGTggttgtgtgcgtgtatgaATTGTATTTGCCTCTGGTTGCGAAATTGCTGCCAGATTAAAGAGAGAGCCAGAGAGTGTAAGTCCCAGAGTGTGATGGTGTGTGTGAGGCGCACTTCCGCAGCAgccgtagttgttgttggtattgttgttgtgactgcTGCAAGTTCCATTGCATtctcggctgctgctgctgttgatgctgctccAACGAAGGTCGTCGGCTGCCTCTCACGATCTCTGCTCTCTCCTTCACTCTCCTTCAATCTAGCGTATGATAATTGGCCATCGTCGCAGCTACTCTTCTGATTAAGCCGCTCCTCCTATATAcacttatacatatgtatgtgtatgtatattatatgatatataatatgtatatgtaattgGGATATGTCCCAATACGTCGGTTTCCGCAGAACTCTCCAAACGTTTTGGGTACATTAACCTTGTCTTAACTGGTTGCTGTTCTTATTGGTTGTTGCATCAATTTAAACCATGTTTTGCCCCACTGTAACGGGCTGTTCAATTAAATCGTCTGATCCATCTCATAGTTTATACGACTGGCAGCTGAACGATGGGATGTTGTGGTGCATCCC encodes the following:
- the LOC133843051 gene encoding uncharacterized protein LOC133843051, coding for MVMPICQIQAVARDKNVFNFWGIWRYSVKEVSTEVQIFKRANGFKPWLFKYTINFCEYLQKKNHRLFTLIFNLFKEYTNLATKTCPLVGNITVLGFNLNFDRLKLPLPTGVYLLATSWILDKKLTSNLNVTFEFVEDFGLDTEKSLSGH
- the LOC133845661 gene encoding uncharacterized protein LOC133845661, coding for MAIPICEIRADARDKDVLNYWAIWRYSVNEVSAEVQIFKRANGFKPWLFKYTINFCEYLQKKNHQLFSIIFNLFKEYTNLATKTCPLVGNITVLGLNPNFDQLKLPLPTGVYLMATSWILDKKLTSNLNVTFEFVEDFGLEAEKRLNGH
- the LOC133840285 gene encoding uncharacterized protein LOC133840285, producing the protein MSRTIVCLLSVVICLFAYANRCAYAACYRLQLAVNRYAAGATPKRERDRDRSNARNCVNVIKLSHDAVLFKFKNVQCKSYNESLMLIPLCQLRAISRETNVMNYRADWLYSVNDVYTEVQIFKRANGFKPWLFKYKLNFCEYLQKKNHRLFSLVFNLFKEYTNLATQTCPLVGNITVLGFSLKVDRLKLPLPTGVYLVTTGWILNKRLTSNLNITFEFVEDSGLDSEKSLFGH